The following DNA comes from Cyanobacteriota bacterium.
CATCATAAGCAGTCAGAGCCACAAAAACTAAAACTCCAGCATAGTTGATCAAAGACGCTAAACCAGTACTATGCAAAAACATATTAACTACTTGAGCAATGATCAAACCAATCAATGCCATAAAAGCCAGTGAACCAATGCCAGTTAGATCTTTCTTGGTTGTAGCTCCGTATAAAGCCATCGCTCCAAAAGTCGCTGAGGCAACAAGAAAGGTAGTAAAGATTGAAGAAGCAGTATATATAACAAATATACTTGAAATAAAGGCACCATTGAGCGCTGAGTAGATAAAGAAATTCATGGCAGCAGCTTGCGGGCTCATCTTGGTGATATTGGCACTAAGGTTCCATACCATAGCTAGTAAACCAATCCCTAGTCCAATCATTAATAAGCTATTTGTCATTAAGGCTCTGAGTATATATTCATTAGTTACAATCAAGAAACTAACAACAGCTGTCGCCAGTAAACCAATAAACATCCAATTAAAAACCCTGGTAACAAATCCCTGTTCAGCCTGGAGCCATTGTCCAGAACCCTGTGTGTCAGTGGGGTCGTATGCTTTGTTCATATGATAATTATATCATATATGAAGC
Coding sequences within:
- a CDS encoding Bax inhibitor-1/YccA family protein, whose product is MNKAYDPTDTQGSGQWLQAEQGFVTRVFNWMFIGLLATAVVSFLIVTNEYILRALMTNSLLMIGLGIGLLAMVWNLSANITKMSPQAAAMNFFIYSALNGAFISSIFVIYTASSIFTTFLVASATFGAMALYGATTKKDLTGIGSLAFMALIGLIIAQVVNMFLHSTGLASLINYAGVLVFVALTAYDVQKIKKIGQQTNYHPNMAILGALTLYLDFINLFLFLLRIMGNRRN